The Nocardioides sp. cx-173 genome segment GCTTCGCTCGCACCTCAACCACCGGGGGTGGGATCTGGCGGGGCGGGCTCAGCCGGCCATGCGCAGAGCGTCCAGGGGGAGCGGTGCCAGCATGACGGAGTTGGCCACGTGCACGACCTCGACGGTCCCACCGGCCTCGCGTGCGGCCGCGTAGAGCATCGCGGCCCACGCGCGGTCGGACTCGTTGATCCCGTCGCGGCCCGGCCGGGTGCGGAGGAACGCGACTCGGCCGCCGGGCACGGCCTCCGTGACCAGCATGCGCAGGACGTCGACGAGGCCGGCTCGGGACGGGCCCTCGTCGGGGAAGGGGCTGCACTCGGTGATCTCGGTGATGACCGGGGTCGTCGAGCCGTCGGGCTCGAGCACGATCAGCCAGAGGCTGTAGCCGCTGAACCCCAGCGGTCCCATGAGGTCACGCCACATGCGCTCGAGGTCGGCCTGGGTGCGGATCACGGCGGAGTAGGTCATGTCTCGACTGTGCGCCCGTCCGGCCGTACGCGCGAACGTCCATCCACAGGCGTGGGGCCGGCCGCCTCAGAGCAGCGAGCGGTAGATGCCGACGGTGCGCTCCGCGATGGCCGACCAGCCGAACGACTCGACGGCGCGGCGACGGCCGGCGACGCCCATAGCCGCGGCCCGCGCGGGGTCGCCGACGACCTCGCGGAGAGCGGCGGCGAAGTCGGCGACGTAGGCGTCGGGGTCGAGCGGGGTGCCGGTGCCGTCGGTGGCCTGCGCGATCGGGACCAGGCGACCGGTCTCGCCGTCGACGACGACCTCGGGGATGCCGCCGGTCGCGGTCGCGACGACGGCGGTCTCGCAGGCCATGGCCTCCAGGTTGACGATGCCCAGGGGCTCGTAGATCGACGGGCACGCGAACACCGTGGCGTTGGTCAGCAGCCGGGTGACGTCGTGGCGCGGGAGCATCTCGCTGATCCAGACGACGCCGGTACGCCGGGCGGCGAGGTCGGCCACGAGCACCTCGACCTCGGCCTGGATCTCCGGGGTGTCGGGGGCCCCCGCGCAGAGCACGATCTGCACGTCGTCCGGCAGCTCGGCCACGGCGCGCAGGAAGAGCGGCAGCCCCTTCTGGCGGGTGATCCGGCCGACGAAGAGCACCGAGCGGCGGTCGGGGTCGACGCCGAGCTCGCGCACGCGGTCGGGGTCGACGACCGGTGCCCAGTCCTCGGTGTCGATGCCGTTGTGCACGACGTGCACCCGCGCCGGGTCGATCGCGGGATAGGCGGAGAGCACGTCGTCGCGCATCGCCGACGACACCGCGATGACCGCGGCCGCGGCCTCGTAGGCGGTGCGCTCCACCCAGGAGGACACGGCGTAGCCACCGCCGAGCTGCTCGGCCTTCCACGGCCGCAGCGGCTCGAGCGAGTGGGCCGACACCACGTGCGGGACGCCGTACAGCAGCGAGGCGAGGTGGCCGGCCATGTTGGCGTACCACGTGTGCGAGTGCACCAGGTCGGTGCCGGCGCAGGCGTCGGCGATCGCGAGGTCGACGCCGAGCGTGCGCAGCGCCGGGTTGGCAGAAGCCAGCTCGGCCAGGTCGGGGTACGACGACGTGCCGGCCTCGGCGCGCGGCGCGCCGAACGCCTGCACGCGGGCGTCGATGTCCGGGCGGGCGCGCAGCGCGCGGACCAGCTCGGTGACGTGCACGCCGGCGCCGCCGTAGACCTCCGGTGGGTACTCCTTGCTCAGCACGTCGACCCTCACCTGGGGCAGGCTACTCGGTGGCGGGTTCGGGACTACGGTGAGCGCATGAGTGCGCGCAAGAGGGTCCTGGCCATCGTGCTGGCCGGCGGCGAGGGCAAGCGCCTGATGCCGCTGACCGCCGACCGCGCCAAGCCCGCCGTCCCGTTCGCGGGCATCTACCGGCTGATCGACTTCGCGCTGTCCAACGTGGTCAACAGCGGCTACCTCAGGGTGGTCGTGCTGACCCAGTACAAGTCGCACAGCCTCGACCGGCACGTCACCCAGACCTGGCGGATGTCGACGATGCTCGGCAACTACGTGACGCCGGTGCCGGCGCAGCAGCGGGTGGGCAAGCACTGGTACCTCGGCAGCGCCGACGCCATCTTCCAGTCCCTCAACCTGCTCCGCGACGAGAAGCCGGACATCGTGGTCGTCGTCGGCGCCGACCACGTCTACCGCATGGACTTCGCGCAGATGGTGCAGCAGCACTGCGACAGCGACGCCGCCTGCACGGTCGCCGCGATCCGGCAGCCGATCGAGCTGGCCGACCAGTTCGGCGTGATCGACGTCCACCCCGACGACCCGTCGCGGATCCGGGAGTTCCTGGAGAAGCCCACCGACCCGATCGGGCTGCCGGACAACCCCGGCGAGGTGCTGGCGTCGATGGGCAACTACGTCTTCGACGCCGATGCCCTGATCGAGGCCGTCACCCGCGACGCCACCACCCAGGGCTCCAAGCACGACATGGGCGGCGACATCGTGCCCTACTTCGTACGACGCGAGCAGGCCGGCGTCTACGACTACCGGGACAACGTGGTGCCCGGCGCCACCGACCGCGACCGCGGCTACTGGCGCGACGTCGGGACGCTCGGCTCCTACTACGCCGCGCAGATGGACGTCGTCTCGCCGCTGCCGGTCTTCAACCTCTACAACTTCGCGTGGCCGATCTTCACCTCCTACGGCCCGCACCCTCCGGCCAAGGTCGTGCAGGGCGCCGACGGCACCGAGGCCACCGTCGACGAGGCGCTGCTCTCGCCCGGTGTCGTCGTCAGCGGCGCGCGGGTCAACCGCTCGGTCCTGTCACCGGGCGTGCGCGTCGAGGCCGGCGCGGTGGTCGACGGCTCGGTGCTGATGAACGGCGTCCACATCGGCGCCGGCGCCGTGGTGCGGCACGCGATCCTCGACAAGAACGTGATCATCCCCGACGGCGCGCAGGTGGGCGTCGACCTCGAGGCCGACCGCGCCCGCGGCTTCGTGGTCGAGGACGGCCTGACCGTCCTGGGCAAGGACCAGAGGTTCTGAGGGGCCCGACCGGTCAGGTCAGGATGCCGGCCGCACGCGCCGGCTTGGCGTACGCCTCGGCGAGGGTCGCGACGGTCTGGTGCGCGTTGAGGCCGCTCGGGTTGGGCACCACCCACAGCTCGGCGCCCGCCAGGTCCTCGGGCTGCCGCCCGAGCACAGCCTTCGGCAGCCCCCACCCGGTGCGGTAGGCGGTGATGCCCGCGACGGCCACCACCGCCGGCGTCGTACGCCGGACGAGTGCGGCGAGCTGCGCCTTGCCCGCGCGCAGCTCGTCGGCGGTCAGGTCCGAGGCGCGGGCGGTGGCGCGGGCCACGATGTTGGTGATCCCGATGCCGCGAGAGCGCAGGTAGTCGCGATCGGCGTCGGTCATGCCCGCCGACGGGCTGATCGGGCGCTCGAGGATGCCGGCCTGGAGCAGGGCCGGGTAGAAGCGGTTGGCGGGATGGGCGAAGTGGCTGCTCGTCGCCGCCGTCCAGAGGCCGGGGTTGATGCCGACGAACAGCAGCCGCAGCTCCTGGCCCGGGCCGGGGAGGAGGTCGGGCACGAGCGCGTCGCGGAAGGACTCCAGCTCGGCTCGGGTGAAGCTGCGCCGCTCGGGAGGAGGTGGCGTGGTCACGACGCCAGCGTGCCAGGGCCTCGGGAACCGCGCCGTGACGGGTAGCGTCCAACCACCATGAGACGGACCCTCGGAGCCCTCCTGATCCTGCCCGTGCTGCTGGGTGCCCTCGCCGGCTGCGGCGACGACGCCGAGCGGGCCGGCGACGACCCGGTCCCGTCGACGTCGACCTCGGACGGGGACCCCTCGACGAACCCCGCGGTCGATCCGGTCGTGGTCGCGCTGCTGAGCGAGACCAACACGGGTGGCGCCACCTCGGACGTGCTCGCGCCGGTCGACGGCGCCGCCCTGGAGGGTTTTCTGGCGCAGCTCGACTCGGGCTCGCTCGCCGACAAGGTGCGCAGCGAGGTCGAGCTCTATGAGCTGCCACAGGGCCACAGCCTGGGCGCCGCGGTGGTGACGGTCGGGTGCGACGTCCCGTCCGGCGTCGAGGTGACGCGGTCCGGCGACGGCTGGGCGGTCTCGCCGCACAAGGTGGCGAGCCCGCTGCCGGAGTGCTTCGCCCCGGTGACCACGGTGGTGGTCGTGGACGTGCCCGGTGAGGTGCCGCCCGGGCCGGCCCCCTCGGGGTTCTAGGGGCGGCGCGGCCGGGTGTAGGTGACCTCGATCGCGTTGGCGACCTGGCGCTGCGCGCCGTCGGAGGGGCTGTTGCGCACGCCCACCGCGCCGCGGCGGCCGGGCGCGACCATGGTCGTCGACCCGCCGCCGTCGAGGTTGAGCGCCTCGTCGGCGCCGAGCTCGATCATCAGCTCGGCCAGCTCCACCATCGTGTGGCCGCGGCTGAAGTCCTGGCGGCCGTCGATCACCAGCAGCAGCACCTGGCCGGTGTCGCGGTCGATCCCGACCGCCGTGCGCGGGTGCAGCTCGCGGTCGTCGACCACCTCCATGACGCCGTCGCGCACCAGGAACCTGTTGCCGGTGATGGCCATCTGCGGCCCCTCGGCGATGCCGCCGCGCACGGTGACCCACGAGCCAGGGCGCAGGGCGGCCAGGCGCGTGGCGCCGGCGCCGCGACCGATGAGCAGCTGACCGCGCACGGGGGTGCCGACCGGGAGCCGGGTCCCCACCTCGACGACCCGGCGCTTCACGACCCGCACCATCCGCACGCCGGTGCGGACGCCGTCGGTGACGCGGTAGCCCGAGGTGCGCCCCCACTTGCTGGTGTAGAGGCCGATGCCGTCGGGCTGCACCGACGGCGAGTTGACGTTGGTGATGACCAGCCCGGGGCGGTGCGCCACGACCAGGGCCGGCGTGAGGGGGCCGATGTCGGGCCGGCCCTTGGCGTCGAGGAAGAACGCGGAGTTCCAGCCGCTGCGGGGCCCGTGCAGCAGCCCGCGCAGGCGGCTCCGGCCGATGCCGAGGGGAGCGCCGGTGTCACCGATGTCGAAGAAGTCGCCGTTGACCCCGGCGATCGCGTCGTGGCGGGCGAGGATGTCGCTGACCTCGTCGGTACGGCGGACGGCCCCGGGCGACCCGTAGCCGAGGTTGACCCCCCGGACCTTCGGGTCGACGGTCAGCAGGTGGGCGCGGACCGGGCCGCGCGCGTCGAGCTGGTCCCAGCGGCTGTAGGTGATGCCCGGCGCGACGCGCCAGGAGACGGGCGGGGCGAGCTCGCGGGTGGCCCGGCGCAGGGACGGGCCGGGCAGCGGCGCGGCGATCTCGCCGCGGACCCCGTCGGAGGTCTGGGGGACGCGAGAGACCTCGGAGACGCCGGGTCGCCGCGGGTCGTCGGGTCCGCCGCCGACCGAGGGTGACGGCGCCGCGAGGAGGGTGCAGCCGAGAAGCAGGGCTGCGACCTGGGGAAGTCGTGTGCGCACCTCGTCCAGGGTAGGCGCCTCAACGCCCCACGACGGGCAGGGAGACGACCGTGTCGTCGATGATCACGACGCCCGGCGTGCGCGACCCCATGGTCACGAACGTGTCGCTGACCGCGGTGGCCAGCAGGTACAGCGTCTGCCCCGCGGGCACGTTCACCGCCACCGATGGCAGCGTCACCCGCCGCGCGACCCCGGTGACGGGGGAGACCTCGCGCAGCGGCAGCACGTTGTTCTGCACCAGGCGAGCGGTCGCCGGCGAGGTGCCGACGGCCAGGCCGTAGAACGCGCGGTTCTCGAGCCCGAGCGCGGTGACCTTGCCGGTGAGGTACGGCGACCCGGCGATCCGTACGGGGCCCTTCACGACCGGCACCGCCACCGGCGCGCCCGCCGGTCCCACGGTGGTGGCGACCGTGCCGACGGCGTACCGCCGCGTTGGCGCGACCGAGCGCACGGTCGTGCAGGTGCTGGACGGGGTGGCGAGGTGGATGCGGCCCCAGCCGCGCAGGCCGGTCTTGCGCCCCTTGAGCCTGGCGTCGAAGAAGCGGATCGAGAGCGCCCGGAAGTCGCCGCCGGCGAGCCTCCTGCTGCACGGGTCGGAGGTAACGTCGATCCCGGCGGGCAGCAGGTTCGGCAGCACGTGGCCGCCGTTGTAGCCGACGAAGATGCTCTGCTTGCGGGCGCGCTTGGTGAGGCCGCGCTGCCAGTTGGCCAGGCCCTGCTGCAGCGGGAAGAGGGTGTCGGTGGTGCCCTGGCCGAGGAGCACCGGGATGTCGAGACGACGACCGTGGTCGGCGTGCCACTTGGGTCCGTTGCGCTCGAAGAACGACACCAGGTCCTGCCCGCCGGGCAGCGAGCCGTCGGGCCACTGGCCGGTCGCGGCGCCCTCGACCAGCGCCTGGTAGACGCGCTCGGGCAGCGCCTGCGAGGGCAGTGCCGCGGCGCTCAGGCCCAGCGCCCACTCGGTGCGCGTCACGCCCTCGGGGGCGAGGCTCTGGGAGAGGTCGTGCCAGGTGATCTCGGGCGCGAGGGCGTCGAAGACCGGCTTGCCCCGCAGCCGCAGGGACTCGAAGGCGCCGAGCAGCTGGTAGCCGCCGCCGTAGCTGCCGCCGATCGCGCCGAGGCGCGGGTCGCCCCTGCCGTCCTGGCGCACCCAGCGCAGCCGGCTGACCAGCCGCACCAGCGCCCGCACGTCCTTGCCCTCGTAGGCGGGGCTCTCGACGTGCGCCTTGCCGCCGGACTCGCCCCAGCCGCGCTGGTCGAACGAGATCACGCCGTACCCGGCCCGGGTGAACGCGGCGAGCGCCGCCGGGTCCTTGGTGCGCGACCCGCCCCAGCCGTGGCTGTGCATGAGCATCGGGACCCGCCGCTTCGCGGTGGCGCGCGCCGGCTTGAAGACCGAGTAGCAGATCTTGACCGGCGCGCCGCCCTTCGTCTCCGGGGCGCTCCTCAGGCAGCCGTGGGTCACCGTGACCTTGCCCGCCGCGGTCGGCGGTGCCGCCGGCGCCGGGGCGGCGGAGGTGGCGGGCGCGGCGCTCAGGCCGGCGGCCAGGCCGGCGGTCAGGCCGGCGGTCAGCAGGGCGGTGGCGAGCGGCAGGGCGAGGCGGGAGGTCATGCCGTGCTCAACTGCCGACCCCGGCCGGGGTCACGCTCGGGCCCGGCCGAGCGCCGTCAGCCGCAGGGCGCGTCGCCGAGGATGGCCAGGCCGCTGAGGTCGCCGGGGCCCAGGCTGGTCACCTGGGCGGTGGGGTACATCAGCTCGTTCGGGTCGTCGACGTGGTCGAGACCGACCAGGTGGCCGAGCTCGTGCACGATGATCGCGCGCTGCTGGGCCTCCGGGTCGCGCGTGGCCTCGATCTCCTCGAAGGCGTCCCGGTCCAGGACGACCCGGCCGGTGACGTACCGGGTGAACATCCCGTCGTCGCGGCCCATCGGCCCGGCCAGCCCGGCGACGTCGCCGGCCAGTCCCTCGACCTCGTCGGCGTCCGCCCACCCGATGAGCACCGGACCTGGCCGCCCCGACGGGTCCACGCGGCCCTCGAAGTCGCGGTCGTCGGTGGTGCCGCCGTCCTCGAACCGCAGCCCGGTGGCCTCGCTGATGGTCTCGACCGCGTCGTCGAGCAGGTCCTCCCAGTCGTCCGGCGCCCCGTCGGGGTTGACGACGTACTCGACCGGGCGGCAGGGGCTCCACGCGACCGGCTGGTCGGTCCCTGGACGCGTCGACAGGAACTCGTAGCTGCCGCTCCCGTCGCCGGCGACCCGGTCGTTGAGCCGGTCCTCGATGCCCAGCCAGCTGCGGACCTGGGCGGCCCCGGGGCTGAGGTTGAGACCCACCAGCCCGACGATCACGGCGACGGTGAAGCCGATGGTGAAGTAGGTCCGGCGACGATCCGGGGTGGCTCCGGGCGGCCGCTCGGCCCGCTCCCGGCCTCGGCGGCGCCGTCGCGGGGGGCGCGGCAGGCCGCCCCGGATCGGCGTGACGTCCGCCCCGTCAGGGCCCGCGTCGGTCGTCTCCATGGCCCGGATCTCGCGCAGCAGGTCGCGCTGCCACTGCCGATCGGCGCGCCGCCGTGACCATCCGGACCCTCCCATGCCCGAAATGATGTCCGACCACCGGTTACCGTGCGCCCGTGACCGTCGAACCCCCGCCGTGGAACACGTTCGTCGCGGGCGACAACCTCGACGTGCTCCCCGGGCTCCCGCCCGGCAGCGTCGACCTGGTCTACATCGACCCGCCCTACAACACCGGCAACGACTTCGCCTACGCCGACGACATCCGCGGCGTCGGCGGCGCGAGCCGGCATGAGGCCTGGGTGGCGATGATGCGGCCTCGCCTCGTGGCCGCGCGCGAGGTGCTCGCGGACACCGGCGCGATCTTCGTCAGCATCGACGACAACGAGGCGGCGTACCTGCGCCTGCTCATGGACGAGGTGTACGGCGAGCAGAACCTGCTCGCGCAGATCGTGGTCAACCTCAACCCCAAGGGCCGCCAGCTGGGCAAGGGGTTCGCGACCAACCACGAGTACCTGCTCGTCTACGCGCGCGACGCCCGCCGCTGCGTGCTCGACGCCAGCACCAGCGACACCGTCGACGAGCGCGACTTCCCGCTGGCCGGGCCCGACGGGCGGCGCTTCCGGCACCTGCCGTTGCGCAACACGAACAAGAAGTTCAACCCCGCGACCGCGCGCACCCTGCACTTCCCGGTCTGGGGCGACCCGGTCGGCGGCGCGGTCCGCACGGCGCCGTTCGAGGGCGCGGTCGAGGTGCTGCCGGTGTTCGGCGACGGCACCCCGGCGGTCTGGCGGTGGAGCCGGCCGCGCATCGACGAGCGCCCCGACGACCTCGTGTGCCGCGTCATCAAGGGGGTGCGCGGCGCGCGGGTCGACGTGTTCCAGAAGGACTGGCTGCACCGCGACGTCCCGGGCGGGCGCCGCAAGAAGCTGCGCACCATCTGGATGGCCGAGGAGGTCGGCTCCACCGACACCGCGGTCGCCGAGCTCAAGGCGGTGCTCGGCCACGTCTTCGAGTCGCCCAAGCCGACCGGGTTGATCCTGCGGATCCTGCAGACGATGCCCGCGGACGCGCGGGTGCTCGACTTCTTCGCCGGCAGCGGTACGACGGGGCACGCGGTGGCGCTCGCCAACGCCGCCGACGGCGGCACCCGCACCTGCCTCTCGGTGAACTCGACCGAGCCCACCCGGGTCGGCTCCAACGCCCAGCTCGCGGGCTACGCCACCGTCGCCGACGTCACCCGCGCCCGGCTGCGCGCCGTGGCCGAGCGGGTCGGCGGCGGGTTCGCCGACCTGACGCCGTAAGGGCTAGCTCGTGCAGAGGACGGTGCCCTCGCAGGTTGCACCGGAGCGCAGCCGGTCCAGCACCAGCCGCAGCGGCGCCCAGCGCTCGCGGCCTCGCCGGGTGACGGCGTAGGCCCGGAGCGTGACGCCGGGGTCGGTCAGGGGGAGCACCCGGACGCCCTGCCGGCACTGCCACTCCAGCGGGAGCAGACCGACGCCGAGGCCGGCGACGATCAGGTCCTCGACGAGCTCCAGGCTGTCGATCTCGTGGGCGATGCGCGGGGTGAAGCCGGCCATGGACGCGAGGGTGCGCACGGCGTGCTCGTCGGCGGTGTTGCGCGAGTTGACGATCCACGGCCGCTCGGCGAACGCGGCGAACACCGCGGCCGAGTCGCCGTGCGGCGTGGGCTCGTCGGCGGACACGCCGAGGCCCCAGGCGACGTCCCACAGGTGGAGGGCGTCGAGGTCGTTGCGCAGCGCCGCCGGCGCCAGGCTGTAGTCGTAGGTCAGCGCCAGGTCGATGTCGTCGCTGGCGAGCAGCTCGAAGGCCTCCAGCGGCTCGTACTCGCTGACCAGCACCCGCACCCCCGGGTGCGACGTGGCGAGGTCGCCGATGATCGGCAGCAGCGAGCGGCGTACGGCGGTCGCGAAGCCGGCGATCCGCAGGGTCCCGG includes the following:
- the glgC gene encoding glucose-1-phosphate adenylyltransferase, which translates into the protein MSARKRVLAIVLAGGEGKRLMPLTADRAKPAVPFAGIYRLIDFALSNVVNSGYLRVVVLTQYKSHSLDRHVTQTWRMSTMLGNYVTPVPAQQRVGKHWYLGSADAIFQSLNLLRDEKPDIVVVVGADHVYRMDFAQMVQQHCDSDAACTVAAIRQPIELADQFGVIDVHPDDPSRIREFLEKPTDPIGLPDNPGEVLASMGNYVFDADALIEAVTRDATTQGSKHDMGGDIVPYFVRREQAGVYDYRDNVVPGATDRDRGYWRDVGTLGSYYAAQMDVVSPLPVFNLYNFAWPIFTSYGPHPPAKVVQGADGTEATVDEALLSPGVVVSGARVNRSVLSPGVRVEAGAVVDGSVLMNGVHIGAGAVVRHAILDKNVIIPDGAQVGVDLEADRARGFVVEDGLTVLGKDQRF
- the glgA gene encoding glycogen synthase, giving the protein MRVDVLSKEYPPEVYGGAGVHVTELVRALRARPDIDARVQAFGAPRAEAGTSSYPDLAELASANPALRTLGVDLAIADACAGTDLVHSHTWYANMAGHLASLLYGVPHVVSAHSLEPLRPWKAEQLGGGYAVSSWVERTAYEAAAAVIAVSSAMRDDVLSAYPAIDPARVHVVHNGIDTEDWAPVVDPDRVRELGVDPDRRSVLFVGRITRQKGLPLFLRAVAELPDDVQIVLCAGAPDTPEIQAEVEVLVADLAARRTGVVWISEMLPRHDVTRLLTNATVFACPSIYEPLGIVNLEAMACETAVVATATGGIPEVVVDGETGRLVPIAQATDGTGTPLDPDAYVADFAAALREVVGDPARAAAMGVAGRRRAVESFGWSAIAERTVGIYRSLL
- a CDS encoding site-specific DNA-methyltransferase; the protein is MTVEPPPWNTFVAGDNLDVLPGLPPGSVDLVYIDPPYNTGNDFAYADDIRGVGGASRHEAWVAMMRPRLVAAREVLADTGAIFVSIDDNEAAYLRLLMDEVYGEQNLLAQIVVNLNPKGRQLGKGFATNHEYLLVYARDARRCVLDASTSDTVDERDFPLAGPDGRRFRHLPLRNTNKKFNPATARTLHFPVWGDPVGGAVRTAPFEGAVEVLPVFGDGTPAVWRWSRPRIDERPDDLVCRVIKGVRGARVDVFQKDWLHRDVPGGRRKKLRTIWMAEEVGSTDTAVAELKAVLGHVFESPKPTGLILRILQTMPADARVLDFFAGSGTTGHAVALANAADGGTRTCLSVNSTEPTRVGSNAQLAGYATVADVTRARLRAVAERVGGGFADLTP
- a CDS encoding matrixin family metalloprotease, coding for MGGSGWSRRRADRQWQRDLLREIRAMETTDAGPDGADVTPIRGGLPRPPRRRRRGRERAERPPGATPDRRRTYFTIGFTVAVIVGLVGLNLSPGAAQVRSWLGIEDRLNDRVAGDGSGSYEFLSTRPGTDQPVAWSPCRPVEYVVNPDGAPDDWEDLLDDAVETISEATGLRFEDGGTTDDRDFEGRVDPSGRPGPVLIGWADADEVEGLAGDVAGLAGPMGRDDGMFTRYVTGRVVLDRDAFEEIEATRDPEAQQRAIIVHELGHLVGLDHVDDPNELMYPTAQVTSLGPGDLSGLAILGDAPCG
- a CDS encoding phosphodiester glycosidase family protein, yielding MRTRLPQVAALLLGCTLLAAPSPSVGGGPDDPRRPGVSEVSRVPQTSDGVRGEIAAPLPGPSLRRATRELAPPVSWRVAPGITYSRWDQLDARGPVRAHLLTVDPKVRGVNLGYGSPGAVRRTDEVSDILARHDAIAGVNGDFFDIGDTGAPLGIGRSRLRGLLHGPRSGWNSAFFLDAKGRPDIGPLTPALVVAHRPGLVITNVNSPSVQPDGIGLYTSKWGRTSGYRVTDGVRTGVRMVRVVKRRVVEVGTRLPVGTPVRGQLLIGRGAGATRLAALRPGSWVTVRGGIAEGPQMAITGNRFLVRDGVMEVVDDRELHPRTAVGIDRDTGQVLLLVIDGRQDFSRGHTMVELAELMIELGADEALNLDGGGSTTMVAPGRRGAVGVRNSPSDGAQRQVANAIEVTYTRPRRP
- a CDS encoding mismatch-specific DNA-glycosylase encodes the protein MTTPPPPERRSFTRAELESFRDALVPDLLPGPGQELRLLFVGINPGLWTAATSSHFAHPANRFYPALLQAGILERPISPSAGMTDADRDYLRSRGIGITNIVARATARASDLTADELRAGKAQLAALVRRTTPAVVAVAGITAYRTGWGLPKAVLGRQPEDLAGAELWVVPNPSGLNAHQTVATLAEAYAKPARAAGILT
- a CDS encoding alpha/beta hydrolase, with protein sequence MTSRLALPLATALLTAGLTAGLAAGLSAAPATSAAPAPAAPPTAAGKVTVTHGCLRSAPETKGGAPVKICYSVFKPARATAKRRVPMLMHSHGWGGSRTKDPAALAAFTRAGYGVISFDQRGWGESGGKAHVESPAYEGKDVRALVRLVSRLRWVRQDGRGDPRLGAIGGSYGGGYQLLGAFESLRLRGKPVFDALAPEITWHDLSQSLAPEGVTRTEWALGLSAAALPSQALPERVYQALVEGAATGQWPDGSLPGGQDLVSFFERNGPKWHADHGRRLDIPVLLGQGTTDTLFPLQQGLANWQRGLTKRARKQSIFVGYNGGHVLPNLLPAGIDVTSDPCSRRLAGGDFRALSIRFFDARLKGRKTGLRGWGRIHLATPSSTCTTVRSVAPTRRYAVGTVATTVGPAGAPVAVPVVKGPVRIAGSPYLTGKVTALGLENRAFYGLAVGTSPATARLVQNNVLPLREVSPVTGVARRVTLPSVAVNVPAGQTLYLLATAVSDTFVTMGSRTPGVVIIDDTVVSLPVVGR
- a CDS encoding LysR family transcriptional regulator — encoded protein: MDVRRLRLLVELSRLGSMREVADELGHTTSTVSQQIAALAREVQTPLVEPDGRRVRLTPAGRRLADHAVSILAAVDAARRDLDPDAEPAGTLRIAGFATAVRRSLLPIIGDLATSHPGVRVLVSEYEPLEAFELLASDDIDLALTYDYSLAPAALRNDLDALHLWDVAWGLGVSADEPTPHGDSAAVFAAFAERPWIVNSRNTADEHAVRTLASMAGFTPRIAHEIDSLELVEDLIVAGLGVGLLPLEWQCRQGVRVLPLTDPGVTLRAYAVTRRGRERWAPLRLVLDRLRSGATCEGTVLCTS